The Streptomyces laurentii genome contains a region encoding:
- a CDS encoding hypothetical protein (Putative membrane protein [Streptomyces fulvissimus DSM40593];~UniProt-pubmed:11572948; UniProt-pubmed:21463507; UniProt-pubmed:18375553; UniProt-pubmed:20581206; UniProt-pubmed:12000953; UniProt-pubmed:20064060; UniProt-pubmed:21551298;~identified by MetaGeneAnnotator; putative), protein MEKQEGRDAATVRIDDPWYDALAAPWGEPDGKAPDSEGHGGDGFGTTGYAALTHDDTEHDGIGDTALDPSGMVPRQRVHSTADIYLEVQRSPAFQEVRSRYRRFVFPAAGAFLLWYLAYVIAATAAPGVMAHPVAGAVNVALLAGLGQFATTFLLTWAYVRHARRRRDRAALELRWDTQQMTRGARS, encoded by the coding sequence GTGGAGAAGCAGGAAGGGCGCGACGCCGCGACGGTGCGGATCGACGACCCCTGGTACGACGCGCTGGCCGCCCCATGGGGCGAGCCGGACGGGAAAGCCCCCGACAGCGAGGGGCACGGCGGGGACGGATTCGGCACGACCGGGTACGCCGCCCTGACCCACGACGACACGGAGCACGACGGGATCGGGGACACCGCCCTGGACCCGTCCGGCATGGTCCCGCGCCAGCGAGTGCACAGCACCGCGGACATCTACCTGGAGGTCCAACGCAGTCCCGCCTTCCAGGAAGTACGCAGCCGGTACCGCCGGTTCGTCTTCCCGGCCGCCGGCGCCTTCCTCCTCTGGTATCTGGCGTACGTGATCGCCGCGACCGCCGCCCCCGGTGTCATGGCCCACCCCGTGGCCGGAGCCGTCAACGTCGCCCTGCTCGCCGGACTCGGTCAGTTCGCCACCACCTTCCTGCTCACCTGGGCCTACGTCCGCCACGCGCGGCGGCGCCGGGACCGGGCCGCCCTCGAACTGCGCTGGGACACCCAGCAGATGACCCGGGGGGCGCGGTCATGA
- a CDS encoding sodium:solute symporter (Na binding site [ion binding];~PF00474: Sodium:solute symporter family;~Predicted symporter [General function prediction only]; COG4147;~Uncharacterized bacterial solute carrier 5 subfamily; putative solute-binding domain; cd11480;~identified by MetaGeneAnnotator; putative;~sodium:solute symporter [Streptomyces avermitilis MA-4680]) produces MTGDQITGDHQTLALVLFSVFIVVTLAITTWAGRNRQGSAEEFYAGGRLFSPMENGFAIAGDYMSAASFLGISGLIALFGYDGMLYSVGFLVAWLVVLLLVAELVRNCGRFTLADVVASRMAERPVRIAVGSSSVTVSVLYLVAQMVGAGSLVALLLGGTSGAARSWTVIGVGALMVVYVSLGGMRATTWIQIVKAVLLMVGTIALTVLVLIRFHGNFNELLASAAERSGHGADFLGPGLLYGQNWTARLDFVSLGLALVLGTAGLPHILSRFYTVPTAKAARHSVVWSIGLIGGFYLMTIVLGFGAAAVVGPDTVHASNAAGNTAVPLLALDLGGGPGSTGGTILFAVVAAVAIATILAVVAGITLASSASVAHDLYATLRRSDAKQYSEVTVARLAAAGIGVAAIGLGLLASDLNVAFLVGLAFAVAASANLPVVLYSLFWRRFNTRGAVWSVYGGLVPAVLLVVVSPVVSGSPESLFPGVDFEFFPLENPGLISIPLGFLAGWFGTVTSSEPADEAKHAETEVRALTGAGAV; encoded by the coding sequence ATGACCGGAGACCAGATCACCGGCGACCACCAGACCCTGGCGCTGGTGCTGTTCAGCGTCTTCATCGTGGTCACCCTGGCCATCACCACCTGGGCCGGCCGCAACCGGCAGGGCTCCGCCGAGGAGTTCTACGCCGGAGGCCGCCTCTTCTCGCCCATGGAGAACGGCTTCGCCATCGCCGGCGACTACATGTCCGCCGCCTCCTTCCTCGGCATCTCCGGCCTGATCGCCCTGTTCGGCTACGACGGCATGCTGTACTCCGTCGGCTTCCTCGTCGCCTGGCTGGTCGTCCTGCTGCTCGTCGCCGAACTCGTGCGCAACTGCGGCCGCTTCACCCTCGCCGACGTCGTGGCCTCCCGGATGGCCGAGCGTCCCGTCCGGATCGCCGTCGGCTCCTCCTCGGTCACCGTCTCGGTGCTCTACCTCGTCGCCCAGATGGTCGGCGCCGGCAGCCTGGTCGCCCTGCTCCTCGGCGGCACCAGCGGCGCCGCCCGCTCCTGGACCGTGATCGGGGTCGGTGCCCTCATGGTCGTCTACGTGTCGCTCGGCGGCATGCGGGCCACCACCTGGATCCAGATCGTCAAGGCCGTGCTTCTCATGGTCGGCACGATCGCCCTCACCGTGCTCGTCCTGATCCGCTTCCACGGCAACTTCAACGAGCTCCTCGCCAGCGCCGCCGAACGCAGCGGCCATGGCGCGGACTTCCTCGGCCCCGGACTGCTCTACGGCCAGAACTGGACCGCCCGCCTCGACTTCGTCAGCCTCGGTCTCGCCCTCGTCCTCGGAACCGCCGGACTTCCGCACATCCTGTCGCGCTTCTACACCGTGCCCACCGCCAAGGCCGCCCGGCACTCCGTCGTCTGGTCGATCGGCCTCATCGGCGGCTTCTACCTGATGACGATCGTGCTCGGCTTCGGCGCGGCCGCCGTCGTCGGCCCCGACACCGTCCACGCCTCCAACGCGGCCGGCAACACCGCCGTACCCCTGCTCGCGCTCGACCTCGGCGGCGGACCGGGCTCCACCGGTGGCACGATCCTCTTCGCCGTCGTCGCGGCCGTCGCCATCGCCACCATCCTGGCCGTGGTCGCCGGCATCACCCTCGCCTCCTCCGCGTCGGTCGCCCACGACCTCTACGCCACACTGCGCCGTTCCGACGCCAAGCAGTACAGCGAGGTGACCGTCGCCCGGCTCGCCGCCGCCGGCATCGGTGTCGCCGCGATCGGCCTCGGCCTGCTGGCCAGCGACCTCAACGTGGCCTTCCTGGTCGGTCTGGCCTTCGCCGTGGCCGCCTCGGCGAACCTGCCCGTGGTGCTCTACTCGCTGTTCTGGCGGCGGTTCAACACCCGCGGCGCGGTCTGGTCGGTGTACGGCGGACTCGTCCCCGCGGTCCTGCTCGTCGTCGTCTCGCCGGTCGTCTCCGGCAGCCCCGAATCGCTGTTCCCCGGCGTGGACTTCGAGTTCTTCCCGCTGGAGAACCCGGGCCTGATCTCCATCCCGCTGGGCTTCCTCGCCGGCTGGTTCGGCACCGTCACCTCGTCCGAGCCGGCGGACGAGGCCAAGCACGCCGAGACCGAGGTCCGGGCGCTCACCGGCGCCGGCGCGGTCTGA
- a CDS encoding cobalamin synthesis protein (Cobalamin synthesis protein cobW C-terminal domain; cl08458;~P-loop containing Nucleoside Triphosphate Hydrolases; cl09099;~Putative GTPases (G3E family) [General function prediction only];~cobalamin synthesis protein [Streptomyces roseosporus NRRL15998];~identified by MetaGeneAnnotator; putative): MTTQPIPVVVLAGFLGAGKTTLLNHLLRGARGTRIGVMVNDFGDIGIDAMTVAGQVGSTVSLGNGCLCCAVDASELDTYLEVLTRPELRLDVIVIEASGLAEPQELVRMLLASDNPRAVYGGLVEVVDAAEFTTTRTRHPETDRHLAVADLVVLNKADRVAPAELAGIRETVAGLATRAAVVETAHGRIDPELLFDRVVPDDEIAGQMSIEDILYGDEDTHAHPHAAYDTVSLGTAVPLHPRRLMAFLDTRPEGLYRVKGFVDFGAADPEHRYTVHAVGRFLRFFPEPWPAGEERLTRLVLIGRGVDAGALRGELAGCEQNGAEDEPDEQSMWGVLRYVPQPDEAPVP; encoded by the coding sequence TTGACCACCCAGCCGATCCCTGTCGTCGTCCTGGCCGGGTTTCTCGGGGCGGGGAAGACGACCCTGCTCAACCATCTGCTGCGCGGCGCGCGCGGCACCCGGATCGGGGTCATGGTCAACGACTTCGGCGACATCGGCATCGACGCCATGACCGTCGCCGGCCAGGTCGGCTCCACCGTCTCCCTCGGCAACGGCTGCCTGTGCTGCGCGGTGGACGCGAGCGAGCTCGACACGTACCTGGAGGTGCTGACCCGCCCCGAGCTGCGCCTGGACGTGATCGTGATCGAGGCCAGCGGGCTCGCCGAGCCGCAGGAACTCGTCCGCATGCTGCTCGCCAGCGACAATCCGCGGGCCGTCTACGGCGGCCTCGTCGAGGTCGTCGACGCCGCCGAGTTCACCACGACCCGCACCCGGCACCCGGAGACCGACCGTCATCTGGCCGTCGCCGACCTCGTCGTCCTCAACAAGGCCGACCGGGTGGCACCGGCGGAACTGGCGGGCATACGGGAGACGGTCGCCGGCCTCGCGACGCGGGCCGCGGTCGTCGAGACGGCCCACGGGCGGATCGATCCCGAGCTGCTCTTCGACCGGGTGGTGCCGGACGACGAGATCGCCGGGCAGATGTCCATCGAGGACATCCTGTACGGGGACGAGGACACGCACGCCCATCCGCACGCCGCGTACGACACGGTCTCGCTCGGTACGGCCGTCCCGCTGCACCCGCGCCGTCTGATGGCCTTCCTGGACACCCGTCCCGAGGGCCTCTACCGCGTCAAGGGCTTCGTCGACTTCGGCGCGGCCGATCCGGAACACCGGTACACCGTCCACGCGGTGGGCCGTTTCCTGCGCTTCTTCCCGGAGCCGTGGCCGGCGGGCGAGGAGCGGCTGACGCGGCTCGTCCTCATCGGCAGGGGAGTCGACGCCGGCGCGCTGCGCGGGGAGCTGGCCGGCTGCGAGCAGAACGGCGCGGAGGACGAGCCCGACGAGCAGAGCATGTGGGGCGTGCTGCGGTACGTGCCCCAGCCGGACGAGGCCCCGGTCCCGTAG
- a CDS encoding topoisomerase IV subunit A (CAP-like domain;~DNA Topoisomerase, subtype IIA; domain A'; bacterial DNA topoisomerase IV (C subunit, ParC), bacterial DNA gyrases (A subunit, GyrA),mammalian DNA toposiomerases II. DNA topoisomerases are essential enzymes that regulate the conformational changes...; cd00187;~DNA gyrase C-terminal domain, beta-propeller; pfam03989;~DNA topoisomerase IV subunit A; Validated;~Topoisomerase IV subunit A [Streptomyces venezuelae ATCC10712];~identified by MetaGeneAnnotator; putative;~primary dimer interface [polypeptide binding]), whose product MARRSTKTPPPDDAFEERILDIDVVDEMQGSFLEYAYSVIYSRALPDARDGMKPVQRRIVYQMSEMGLRPERGFVKCARVVGEVMGKLHPHGDASIYDAMVRMAQPFSMRLPLVDGHGNFGSLGNDDPPAAMRYTESKMAPAALLMTESIDEDTVDFAPNYDGQEQEPVTLPAAYPNLLVNGASGIAVGMATNMPPHNLGEVISAARHLIRHPSADLDALMRFVPGPDLPTGGRIVGLSGIRDAYESGRGTFKIRATTTIENVTARRKGIVVTELPFTVGPEKVISKIKDLVGSKKLQGIADVKDLTDRNHGLRLVIEIKNGFVPEAVLEQLYKLTAMEESFGINNVALVDGQPLTLGLKELLEVYLDHRFSVVRRRSEFRRGKRRDRLHLVEGLLVALLDIDEVIRLIRESENSAEAKQRLMERFSLSEIQTQYILDTPLRRLTKFDRLELESERDRLTGEIDELTKILESDAELRKLVSAELAAVAKKFGTDRRTVLLESAGSPKTAPAMALEVADDPCRVLLSSTGLLARTVTEELPDAHDGKRARHDVIVSSVAATQRGEVGAVTSAGRLLRIAVIDLPQLPDTAAAPNLAGGAPVTEFLSLDPDETVLCLTTLDESSPGLALGTLQGVVKRVVPDYPANKEELEVITLRDGDRIVGATELRTGEEDLVFITSDAQLLRYQASQVRPQGRPAGGMAGIKLSAGAEVLSFTAVDPAADAVVFTVAGATGTLDASEATSAKLTPFDQYPRKGRATGGVRCQRFLKGEDLLILAWAGATPAHAAQTNGTPVDLPDLDPRRDGSGTPLAKPVAVLAGPIG is encoded by the coding sequence ATGGCCCGCCGCAGCACGAAGACACCGCCGCCGGACGACGCGTTCGAGGAGCGCATCCTCGACATCGACGTCGTCGACGAGATGCAGGGATCCTTCCTCGAGTACGCGTACTCGGTGATCTACTCCCGCGCGCTGCCCGACGCCCGCGACGGCATGAAGCCCGTACAGCGCCGCATCGTCTACCAGATGAGCGAGATGGGCCTGCGGCCCGAGCGCGGCTTCGTGAAGTGCGCGCGCGTGGTCGGCGAAGTCATGGGCAAGCTCCACCCGCACGGCGACGCGTCGATCTACGACGCGATGGTGCGCATGGCGCAGCCGTTCTCCATGCGCCTGCCGCTGGTCGACGGCCACGGCAACTTCGGCTCGCTCGGCAACGACGACCCGCCGGCCGCCATGCGGTACACGGAGTCGAAGATGGCCCCGGCCGCACTCCTGATGACGGAGTCCATCGACGAGGACACCGTCGACTTCGCCCCGAACTACGACGGCCAGGAGCAGGAGCCGGTCACGCTCCCCGCCGCGTACCCGAACCTGCTGGTCAACGGCGCCTCGGGCATCGCGGTCGGCATGGCGACCAACATGCCCCCGCACAACCTGGGCGAGGTGATCTCGGCCGCCCGGCACCTGATCCGCCACCCGAGCGCGGACCTGGACGCGCTGATGCGCTTCGTGCCCGGCCCCGACCTGCCCACCGGCGGCCGGATCGTCGGCCTGTCCGGCATCCGCGACGCGTACGAGTCCGGCCGCGGCACCTTCAAGATCCGCGCGACCACCACCATCGAGAACGTGACGGCGCGCCGCAAGGGCATCGTCGTCACCGAACTGCCCTTCACGGTCGGCCCCGAGAAGGTCATCTCCAAGATCAAGGACCTGGTCGGCTCGAAGAAGCTCCAGGGCATCGCCGACGTCAAGGACCTCACCGACCGCAACCACGGTCTGCGCCTGGTCATCGAGATCAAGAACGGCTTCGTGCCGGAGGCGGTCCTGGAGCAGCTGTACAAGCTGACCGCCATGGAGGAGTCCTTCGGCATCAACAACGTGGCGCTGGTCGACGGCCAGCCGCTCACGCTGGGCCTCAAGGAGCTCCTGGAGGTCTACCTCGACCACCGCTTCTCCGTGGTCCGGCGCCGCTCCGAGTTCCGCCGCGGCAAGCGGCGCGACCGGCTGCACCTGGTCGAGGGCCTGCTCGTCGCGCTCCTCGACATCGACGAGGTCATCCGGCTCATCCGGGAGAGCGAGAACTCCGCCGAGGCCAAGCAGCGCCTCATGGAGCGCTTCTCGCTCAGCGAGATCCAGACGCAGTACATCCTGGACACCCCGCTGCGCCGGCTCACCAAGTTCGACCGGCTGGAGCTGGAGTCCGAGCGCGACCGCCTGACCGGCGAGATCGACGAGCTGACGAAGATCCTCGAATCCGACGCGGAGCTGCGCAAGCTGGTGTCGGCGGAGCTGGCGGCCGTCGCGAAGAAGTTCGGCACCGACCGGCGCACGGTCCTGCTGGAGTCGGCGGGCTCGCCGAAGACGGCCCCGGCCATGGCCCTGGAGGTCGCGGACGACCCGTGCCGGGTGCTGCTGTCCTCGACCGGACTGCTGGCCCGGACGGTGACCGAGGAGCTGCCGGACGCGCACGACGGCAAGCGCGCCAGGCACGACGTGATCGTCTCCTCGGTGGCGGCCACCCAGCGCGGCGAGGTCGGCGCGGTCACCTCGGCCGGCCGGCTGCTGCGGATCGCCGTGATCGACCTCCCGCAGCTGCCGGACACGGCCGCGGCGCCGAACCTGGCGGGCGGCGCCCCGGTCACGGAGTTCCTGAGCCTGGATCCGGACGAGACGGTGCTCTGTCTGACCACTCTCGACGAGTCCTCGCCCGGCCTCGCGCTCGGCACGCTCCAGGGCGTGGTCAAACGCGTGGTGCCGGACTATCCGGCGAACAAGGAGGAGCTCGAGGTCATCACCCTCCGGGACGGCGACCGGATCGTCGGCGCGACGGAACTGCGCACCGGCGAGGAGGACCTGGTCTTCATCACCTCGGACGCCCAGCTGCTGCGCTATCAGGCCTCCCAGGTACGGCCGCAGGGCCGCCCGGCGGGCGGTATGGCGGGCATCAAGCTGTCGGCGGGCGCCGAGGTCCTGTCCTTCACGGCGGTCGATCCGGCGGCGGACGCGGTGGTGTTCACGGTCGCCGGTGCCACCGGCACGCTGGACGCCTCGGAGGCCACCTCGGCCAAGCTGACCCCGTTCGACCAGTACCCGCGCAAGGGCCGCGCGACCGGCGGTGTGCGCTGCCAGCGCTTCCTGAAGGGCGAGGACCTGCTGATCCTGGCCTGGGCGGGCGCCACCCCGGCACACGCCGCCCAGACGAACGGCACTCCCGTCGACCTTCCGGACCTGGACCCGCGCCGCGACGGCTCGGGCACACCGCTCGCGAAGCCGGTGGCGGTCCTGGCCGGCCCGATCGGCTGA
- a CDS encoding hypothetical protein (Insulinase (Peptidase family M16); pfam00675;~Peptidase M16 inactive domain; pfam05193;~Predicted Zn-dependent peptidases [General function prediction only]; COG0612;~identified by MetaGeneAnnotator; putative;~protease [Streptomyces cattleya NRRL 8057 = DSM46488]) — MGHTAEAEAGSGGLTATEHRLANGLRVVLSEDHLTPVAAVCLWYDVGSRHEVAGRTGLAHLFEHLMFQGSGQVKGNGHFELVQGAGGSLNGTTSFERTNYFETMPAHQLELALWLEADRMGSLLAALDDESMENQRDVVKNERRQRYDNVPYGTAFERLTALAYPDGHPYHHTPIGSMADLDAATLEDARSFFRTYYAPNNAVLSIVGDIDAEQTLAWVEKYFGSIPGHDGKPAPRDGSLPDVIGEQLREVVEEEVPARALMAAYRLPHDGTRASDAADVALTILGGGESSRLHNRLVRRDRTAVAAGFGLLRLAGAPSLGWLDVKASGGVEIPAIETAVDEELARFAAEGPTPEEMERAQAQLEREWLDRLGTVAGRADELCRYAVLFGDPQLALTAVHRVLDVSAEEVQEVAQARLRPDNRAVLVYEPVAADGADDSDSDQEEGADQ, encoded by the coding sequence ATGGGTCACACGGCCGAGGCCGAGGCCGGCTCCGGCGGCCTGACAGCGACCGAGCACCGGCTGGCCAACGGCCTGCGCGTGGTGCTCTCCGAGGACCACCTGACCCCGGTCGCCGCGGTCTGCCTCTGGTACGACGTCGGCTCGCGCCACGAGGTCGCGGGCCGCACCGGCCTCGCCCACCTCTTCGAGCACCTGATGTTCCAGGGCTCGGGCCAGGTGAAGGGGAACGGCCACTTCGAACTGGTGCAGGGCGCCGGCGGCTCGCTCAACGGCACGACGAGCTTCGAGCGCACCAACTACTTCGAGACCATGCCCGCGCACCAGCTGGAGCTCGCGCTCTGGCTGGAGGCCGACCGCATGGGCTCGCTGCTCGCCGCCCTGGACGACGAGTCCATGGAGAACCAGCGCGACGTCGTCAAGAACGAGCGCCGCCAACGCTACGACAACGTGCCGTACGGCACCGCGTTCGAGCGGCTGACCGCTCTCGCGTACCCCGACGGACACCCGTACCACCACACCCCGATCGGCTCGATGGCCGACCTGGACGCGGCCACCCTCGAGGACGCGCGGAGCTTCTTCCGCACGTACTACGCGCCGAACAACGCGGTGCTCTCCATCGTCGGCGACATCGACGCGGAGCAGACCCTCGCGTGGGTCGAGAAGTACTTCGGCTCGATCCCCGGCCACGACGGCAAGCCCGCGCCGCGCGACGGCTCGCTGCCGGACGTCATCGGCGAGCAGCTGCGCGAGGTCGTCGAGGAGGAGGTCCCGGCGCGCGCGCTGATGGCCGCCTACCGGCTGCCGCACGACGGCACGCGCGCGTCCGACGCGGCCGACGTGGCCCTGACCATCCTGGGCGGCGGCGAGTCCTCCCGCCTCCACAACCGGCTGGTCCGCCGCGACCGTACGGCCGTCGCCGCGGGCTTCGGGCTGCTGCGGCTGGCCGGCGCTCCGTCGCTCGGCTGGCTGGACGTCAAGGCCTCCGGCGGCGTCGAGATCCCCGCGATCGAGACAGCCGTCGACGAGGAGCTGGCCCGGTTCGCCGCCGAGGGCCCGACGCCCGAGGAGATGGAGCGCGCCCAGGCCCAGCTGGAGCGCGAGTGGCTGGACCGGCTCGGCACGGTCGCGGGCCGCGCCGACGAACTGTGCCGGTACGCGGTGCTGTTCGGCGACCCGCAGCTCGCGCTGACCGCCGTGCACCGGGTCCTCGACGTCAGCGCGGAGGAGGTCCAGGAGGTCGCCCAGGCCCGCCTGCGCCCCGACAACCGCGCCGTGCTGGTCTACGAACCGGTGGCGGCCGACGGCGCCGACGACAGCGACAGCGACCAGGAAGAGGGAGCGGACCAGTGA
- a CDS encoding hypothetical protein (Insulinase (Peptidase family M16); pfam00675;~Peptidase M16 inactive domain; pfam05193;~Predicted Zn-dependent peptidases [General function prediction only]; COG0612;~identified by MetaGeneAnnotator; putative;~overlaps another CDS with the same product name;~protease [Streptomyces pristinaespiralis ATCC25486]) has product MTDAAAPLATMTFHPQPRPGLAKPWAFPAPERGTLDNGMTVLRCHRPGQQVVAVEISLDAPLDAEPAGLDGVATIMARALSEGTAQHSAEEFAAELERCGATLDAHADHPGVRVSLEVPVSRLPKALGLLSEALIAPAFAESEIERLVGNRLDEIPHETANPGRRAAKQLSKELFPAGSRLSRPRQGTEETVAAIDAAAVRAFYDAHLRPAAATAVVVGDLTGVDLDKMLAETLGAWSGAPAAPRPMAPITADDTGRVVIVDRPGAVQTQLLIGRVGADRHDRVWPAQVLGAYCLGGTLTSRLDRVLREEKGYTYGVRAFGQVVRSDAEGNGASMLAISGSVDTPNTGPALDDLWKVLRTLAAEGLTDAERDVAVQNLVGVAPLKYETAASVAGTLADQVEQHLPDDFQAQLYARLAETGTVEATAAVVNAFPVDRLVTVLVGDAAQIEEPVRALGIGEVTVVTG; this is encoded by the coding sequence GTGACCGACGCCGCCGCGCCTTTGGCGACCATGACGTTCCACCCGCAGCCCCGGCCGGGTCTCGCCAAGCCCTGGGCCTTCCCGGCCCCGGAGCGCGGCACGCTCGACAACGGCATGACGGTGCTGCGCTGCCACCGCCCCGGCCAGCAGGTGGTGGCCGTCGAGATCTCCCTCGACGCCCCGCTGGACGCCGAGCCCGCCGGCCTGGACGGCGTGGCCACGATCATGGCCCGGGCGCTGTCCGAGGGCACCGCCCAGCACTCCGCCGAGGAGTTCGCCGCCGAGCTGGAGCGCTGCGGCGCCACCCTCGACGCGCACGCCGACCACCCCGGCGTCCGGGTCTCCCTGGAGGTCCCGGTCTCCCGGCTGCCCAAGGCGCTCGGCCTGCTCTCCGAGGCCCTGATCGCGCCCGCGTTTGCCGAGTCCGAGATCGAGCGCCTGGTGGGCAACCGCCTCGACGAGATCCCGCACGAGACGGCCAACCCGGGCCGCCGGGCCGCCAAGCAGCTCTCCAAGGAGCTGTTCCCGGCCGGTTCGCGGCTGTCCCGGCCGCGCCAGGGCACCGAGGAGACGGTGGCGGCGATCGACGCCGCGGCCGTGCGTGCCTTCTACGACGCGCACCTGCGGCCCGCCGCGGCCACCGCGGTGGTCGTCGGCGACCTGACGGGCGTCGACCTGGACAAGATGCTCGCCGAGACCCTGGGGGCCTGGAGCGGCGCGCCCGCCGCGCCGCGCCCCATGGCGCCCATCACGGCCGACGACACCGGCCGCGTCGTCATCGTGGACCGTCCCGGCGCCGTCCAGACGCAGCTGCTCATCGGCCGCGTCGGCGCCGACCGCCACGACCGGGTGTGGCCGGCCCAGGTGCTCGGCGCGTACTGCCTCGGCGGCACGCTCACCTCCCGGCTCGACCGCGTCCTGCGCGAGGAGAAGGGCTACACGTACGGCGTGCGGGCCTTCGGCCAGGTGGTGCGTTCCGACGCCGAGGGGAACGGCGCGTCGATGCTCGCCATCAGCGGCTCGGTCGACACGCCGAACACCGGTCCGGCGCTCGACGACCTGTGGAAGGTGCTGCGCACCCTGGCCGCCGAGGGTCTGACGGACGCCGAGCGCGACGTGGCCGTGCAGAACCTGGTGGGGGTGGCCCCGCTCAAGTACGAGACGGCGGCCTCCGTCGCGGGCACGCTCGCCGACCAGGTCGAGCAGCACCTCCCGGACGACTTCCAGGCGCAGTTGTACGCGCGGCTGGCCGAGACGGGCACCGTCGAGGCGACCGCGGCCGTGGTCAACGCCTTCCCGGTGGACCGGCTGGTCACCGTGCTCGTCGGTGACGCGGCGCAGATCGAGGAGCCGGTGCGGGCCCTCGGCATCGGCGAGGTGACCGTCGTCACCGGCTGA
- a CDS encoding extracellular serine carboxypeptidase (identified by MetaGeneAnnotator; putative;~sequence version:1): protein MPCGMNNKEPSLFGDGQMIGLASMRLSDLYDAAPAAPGSHRRVPVRREPGEPGTHMSLG, encoded by the coding sequence ATGCCCTGTGGCATGAATAACAAAGAGCCGAGTCTGTTTGGTGATGGACAGATGATCGGCCTAGCGTCGATGCGGCTGTCCGACCTGTACGACGCCGCGCCCGCGGCACCGGGCAGCCATCGCCGAGTCCCCGTCAGGCGCGAGCCTGGGGAGCCGGGGACCCACATGTCCCTGGGGTGA